In the genome of Podospora pseudocomata strain CBS 415.72m chromosome 2 map unlocalized CBS415.72m_2.2, whole genome shotgun sequence, one region contains:
- a CDS encoding uncharacterized protein (EggNog:ENOG503P3BJ; BUSCO:EOG092644DY; COG:S), translating into MSARVPAWKRLGLKLKGASDESPVLSSTGPNANSASQVNSSPVSALKRKQPLYQSPANSYNSISYAQTPNKRFRADEQTPGSQRKSVSFTADTKKTSVEPAKKKAKKKKAKKPAQPVAKPETNLEPSLDYLRQWHTARDSWKFNKNHQTLLIKYLFDGDKIPSADIPIFYQYISDLKGGVRTRLRETAVEIKKKDMEQGVSAFPADTKDKATKQTEYEEVISRFLEDLQQHQKQRQCTGTNANGKRPLEEVQYVIRTVDPLVKQRALRRIRAEIVAVELASDSEESTTTSTAAASTITSSSSSSSGQENAVADKRTRSDDDSQQPAKKRRLRKVRNISDDESSSSSESESDSSDDDDDDEDENMADAPNGKEDEETSSSSSSSSESSSEDESDDEEEADDGSDSDSSESSESSESDSD; encoded by the coding sequence ATGTCCGCTCGTGTCCCGGCCTGGAAGCGATTGggcctcaagctcaagggaGCATCCGACGAGAGCCCTGTCCTGAGCTCAACCGGCCCCAATGCCAATTCCGCTTCGCAAGTAAACAGCAGCCCTGTGAGCGCGCTCAAGAGAAAGCAACCACTATATCAGTCGCCGGCCAACAGCTATAACAGCATTTCGTATGCGCAAACTCCCAACAAGAGGTTCCGAGCCGACGAACAAACTCCTGGATCACAAAGAAAATCTGTGTCCTTCACAGCGGACACCAAGAAGACATCCGTCGAAccagcaaagaagaaggcaaagaaaaagaaggccaagaagccagcGCAACCTGTTGCCAAACCCGAGACGAACCTTGAACCATCCCTCGATTACCTTCGCCAGTGGCACACTGCGCGCGACTCGTGGAAGTTCAACAAGAACCACCAGACATTGCTCATTAAGTATCTCTTTGACGGCGACAAGATCCCTTCAGCCGATATTCCAATTTTCTACCAATATATCAGCGACCTCAAGGGAGGCGTGCGGACGAGGTTACGAGAGACGGCggtggagatcaagaagaaagaTATGGAGCAGGGTGTCAGCGCTTTCCCTGCCGAcaccaaggacaaggccaCCAAGCAGACAGAGTACGAGGAGGTTATCTCGCGATTTCTTGAGGACCTGCAACAGCATCAAAAGCAACGTCAGTGTACTGGCACCAATGCCAATGGCAAGCGCCCATTAGAGGAGGTACAATATGTCATCAGAACCGTGGACCCTCTGGTCAAGCAGCGAGCGCTGAGGCGCATCCGCGCTGAGATCGTGGCCGTAGAATTAGCGTCGGACAGTGAGGAGAGCACCACAACATCGACAGCCGCTGCGTCAACTAtcacttcttcctcttcgtcatcgtcagGACAGGAGAACGCAGTCGCAGACAAGAGAACACGCAGTGACGATGATTCACAACAGCCTGCCAAGAAGCGCAGACTGAGAAAAGTACGCAATATCAGCGATGAtgagagcagcagctcgtCCGAGTCGGAAAGTGATAGctctgacgacgatgacgatgacgaagatgagAACATGGCGGATGCGCCGAATGGtaaggaggatgaggaaacgagtagcagcagctcgtcctcctccgagTCTTCATCAGAGGATGAgtctgatgatgaagaggaagcagaTGATGGGAGCGATTCTGACAGCAGCGAAAGTAGCGAGAGTAGTGAGAGTGATTCGGACTGA
- a CDS encoding uncharacterized protein (COG:M; EggNog:ENOG503P193) encodes MVEQRQHGRTPVHNSEVYLLRQMPPTFSTIPPLSPPSPITPAEDDDFCNGMPIEALSLSQPAIAVADEKLAVEERLSNAVHVLSTETTALQNLTALYSTDRLAREGFNRAVEAITRRNHPKYPHHQHHSHSRGATDGKIVVIGVGKSGHIAKKLVATFNSLAIQAVFLHPTEALHGDLGQIGPRDTFLLITFSGKTPELLTLLPHLDKSLPLILLTSHTRPETCELIKHRPDTILLPAPIHEPETKSFGVSAPTTSTTVALTVGDALAIVASRELHPSVASVFAKNHPGGAIGAALRKPSLSEKSARELAVRMEMIPLLDTPPEKTATGADVLRAGYASPSGWVRLQTGDVISPRRIRKLDSADLVTGLEELKGWLVTSKKELVPVAADSSVEKAAEWVLGMRVALGDGQYEDNAIVAVMDRGECVGLLEVGSLMEEA; translated from the coding sequence ATGGTTGAACAGCGCCAGCACGGGCGCACTCCCGTCCACAACAGCGAGGtctacctcctccgccagatGCCTCCGACCTTCTCAACCATCCCCCCACTGTCCCCTCCGTCCCCCATCACACCcgccgaggacgatgacTTTTGCAATGGCATGCCGATCGaggccctctccctctcccagccGGCCATTGCCGTCGCCGACGAGAAGCTCGCAGTCGAAGAGCGTCTCTCCAACGCCGTCCACGTCCTCTCCACCGAGACCACTGCCCTGCAGAACCTGACGGCGCTCTACTCCACCGACCGTCTCGCCCGCGAAGGCTTCAACCGCGCCGTTGAGGCCATCACCCGCCGCAACCACCCCAAatacccccaccaccaacaccactcTCACAGCCGAGGAGCGACAGACGGCAAGATAGTAGTAATAGGCGTCGGCAAGTCAGGGCACATCGCCAAGAAGCTCGTCGCAACCTTCAACTCGCTCGCCATCCAAGCCGTTTTTCTCCACCCCACCGAGGCCCTCCACGGCGATCTGGGCCAGATCGGCCCCCGCGACACCTTCTTGCTGATCACCTTCTCCGGCAAAACCCCCGAGCTCCTGAcgcttctcccccacctcgaCAAGTCACTTCCTCTTATCCTCTTAACGTCTCACACCCGCCCGGAAACATGCGAGCTGATCAAGCACCGCCCCGATACCATCCTTCTTCCCGCACCGATCCACGAGCCAGAGACAAAGTCCTTTGGCGTGtcggcaccaacaacctccacgaCGGTGGCGCTGACGGTAGGGGATGCGCTCGCAATCGTCGCCAGCAGGGAGCTACACCCCAGCGTAGCGAGCGTGTTTGCCAAAAATCACCCCGGCGGCGCGATCGGGGCTGCACTGAGGAAGCCAAGCTTGAGTGAAAAGAGCGCGAGGGAACTGGCGGTGCGAATGGAGATGATTCCGCTCCTGGATACCCCCCCAGAAAAGACCGCTACGGGTGCGGATGTGCTCAGGGCGGGCTATGCCTCGCCTtcggggtgggtgaggttgcAGACCGGGGATGTTATCTCCCCCAGGCGGATCAGGAAGCTGGATTCGGCGGATCTGGTGACcgggttggaggagctgaaggggTGGCTGGTGACGAGCAAGAAGGAGTTAGTGCCTGTTGCTGCCGACTCGAGCGTGGAAAAGGCGGCCGAGTGGGTGCTGGGGATGAGGGTTGCGCTTGGGGATGGGCAGTATGAGGATAATGCGATTGTCGCTGTTATGGATCGGGGAGAGTGTGTTGGACTTCTTGAGGTGGGGAGTCtgatggaggaggcatga